In Aeromicrobium marinum DSM 15272, one genomic interval encodes:
- a CDS encoding amino acid ABC transporter permease, with the protein MTEASVLFDAPGPRALRTYRILSIVTVVALVALAVVVYWRMETTGQLDYDLWEPFVTPAYLEVIGRSLLETLRAAGLAIVGALLFGVVFAAGKLSDHRVVRWPCWVVVEFFRAVPLLMLIFFVWSLYGFSTNIIAPLVVGLILYNGSVLAETFRAGMNAVPTGQVEAAYALGLRKNAVMRIVQLPQAIKIMLPALVSQCIVALKDTSLGYYIVAPGLTYAGRQIWNEFGNRLQTALVLAAIYIVLNLLLSLFATWLQKRLSSKEGAAVAAIGGPGAQGGF; encoded by the coding sequence ATGACCGAGGCGAGCGTCCTGTTCGACGCGCCCGGGCCGCGTGCTCTGCGCACCTACCGCATCCTGTCGATCGTCACGGTCGTGGCGCTCGTCGCGCTCGCGGTCGTCGTGTACTGGCGGATGGAGACCACGGGCCAGCTGGACTACGACCTGTGGGAGCCGTTCGTCACCCCGGCCTACCTCGAGGTCATCGGCCGGTCCCTGCTGGAGACCCTGCGGGCGGCAGGTCTGGCCATCGTGGGTGCGCTGCTCTTCGGGGTGGTGTTCGCCGCCGGGAAGCTGTCGGACCACCGCGTCGTCCGATGGCCGTGCTGGGTGGTGGTGGAGTTCTTCCGGGCCGTGCCGCTGCTGATGCTGATCTTCTTCGTGTGGTCGCTGTACGGCTTCAGCACCAACATCATCGCGCCGCTCGTGGTGGGTCTGATCCTGTACAACGGCTCGGTGCTGGCCGAGACGTTCCGGGCCGGCATGAACGCGGTCCCGACCGGTCAGGTCGAGGCGGCCTACGCCCTGGGCCTGCGCAAGAACGCCGTCATGCGCATCGTCCAGCTGCCGCAGGCGATCAAGATCATGCTCCCGGCGCTGGTCAGCCAGTGCATCGTCGCGCTCAAGGACACCAGCCTCGGCTACTACATCGTCGCCCCGGGGCTCACCTACGCGGGCCGCCAGATCTGGAACGAGTTCGGCAACCGGCTGCAGACCGCGCTGGTGCTCGCCGCGATCTACATCGTGCTGAACCTGCTGCTGTCGTTGTTCGCCACCTGGCTGCAGAAGCGACTCAGCAGCAAGGAGGGGGCGGCCGTGGCTGCGATCGGTGGACCGGGGGCCCAGGGAGGGTTCTGA
- a CDS encoding inositol monophosphatase family protein, whose translation MTVDDDALLAHALVTDAAALAARMRREPGLEINRKTSVSDVVTAADHAAEDLVVRRLVEAHPDDAILGEEGASHTGTTGRRWVIDPVDGTYNFASGSDYWCSALALLDGDDLVLGAVAHHGSGTVVVGGPELPTTVNGTPVDLLDAAADLSHLSAATYLHPAGVQRDEIREPFLRAAARPATIRMLGSGSMDLVGVATGRLGCWFQHTTPEWDWYPGAAIVQGAGGVARQVVAHGVTWSVAGPAEAVGELARSLEGAGS comes from the coding sequence GTGACGGTCGACGACGACGCCCTGCTCGCCCACGCCCTGGTCACGGATGCGGCCGCCCTGGCCGCCCGGATGCGCCGCGAGCCCGGTCTGGAGATCAACCGCAAGACGTCGGTGTCCGACGTGGTCACGGCCGCCGACCACGCGGCCGAGGACCTCGTGGTGCGGCGGCTGGTGGAGGCGCACCCGGACGACGCGATCCTGGGGGAGGAGGGCGCTTCGCACACCGGCACGACGGGTCGACGCTGGGTCATCGACCCGGTCGACGGCACCTACAACTTCGCCAGCGGCTCGGACTACTGGTGCTCGGCCCTGGCCCTGCTCGACGGTGACGACCTGGTGCTCGGCGCGGTGGCCCACCACGGGAGCGGCACCGTCGTCGTCGGGGGCCCCGAGCTGCCGACCACGGTCAACGGCACCCCGGTCGACCTGCTGGACGCGGCGGCCGACCTCTCGCACCTGAGCGCGGCCACCTACCTGCACCCCGCCGGGGTGCAGCGGGACGAGATCCGTGAGCCGTTCCTGCGGGCGGCCGCGCGGCCGGCGACGATCCGGATGCTGGGGTCGGGGTCGATGGACCTCGTGGGTGTCGCCACCGGACGGCTCGGGTGCTGGTTCCAGCACACGACCCCGGAGTGGGACTGGTACCCGGGGGCCGCCATCGTGCAGGGGGCCGGCGGCGTGGCCCGCCAGGTGGTCGCCCACGGCGTCACGTGGTCGGTCGCCGGACCGGCCGAGGCGGTCGGCGAGCTCGCCCGGTCGCTCGAGGGAGCCGGGTCGTGA
- a CDS encoding TIGR00730 family Rossman fold protein, which produces MSPGSVTVFCGSRFGDDPAYLEAARTTGRTLAERGITTVYGGGRVGLMGALADAALEAGGRVVGVIPRALDDRELTHRGVTELHVVDSMHARKALMAERGEAFLALPGGAGTIEEITEQWTWAQLSIHAKRCGLLDVGGFWQPFRATVEQMVRAGFVSPEHATILSFGDDLDDLLDRLAAPAGWGLKEGDLRA; this is translated from the coding sequence GTGAGCCCCGGCAGCGTCACCGTCTTCTGTGGGTCGCGGTTCGGTGACGACCCCGCGTACCTCGAGGCGGCGCGGACGACGGGCCGGACGCTGGCAGAGCGCGGCATCACGACGGTCTACGGCGGGGGACGGGTCGGACTCATGGGAGCGCTCGCCGACGCCGCGCTCGAGGCCGGGGGTCGCGTGGTCGGGGTCATCCCCCGAGCGCTCGACGATCGCGAGCTGACCCACCGGGGCGTCACCGAGCTGCACGTCGTGGACTCCATGCACGCCCGCAAGGCCCTGATGGCCGAGCGGGGCGAGGCCTTCCTGGCCCTGCCCGGTGGCGCCGGGACGATCGAGGAGATCACCGAGCAGTGGACGTGGGCCCAGCTCTCGATCCACGCCAAGCGATGCGGACTGCTGGACGTCGGCGGCTTCTGGCAGCCGTTCCGTGCGACGGTCGAGCAGATGGTGCGGGCCGGCTTCGTCAGCCCCGAGCACGCGACGATCCTCAGCTTCGGGGACGACCTGGACGACCTGCTGGACCGGCTGGCCGCGCCGGCCGGCTGGGGCCTCAAGGAGGGCGACCTCCGGGCGTGA
- a CDS encoding glycosyltransferase family 4 protein translates to MRIAIVAESFLPQTNGVVNSVLHVLEHLQRRGDEVVVIVPDAAGDVPSEVFGARVVTVPAWSLPMYSDVRVATGGAGRLVRLLGEFGPDVVHLASPFVLGWRATLAARELGIPIVAVYQTDVPSYAAGYGMPWAEKLFWRRVCDIHDRATVTLAPSTSAVAALEAHGVERIAVWRRGVDTDLFTPDRRDLALRQQLAPSGERLIGFVGRLAPEKQVADLAALDGLPGTRLVVIGDGPERSRLEGLLPGAHFTGMLHGADLARHMAALDVLVNPGETETFCQVVQEGLASGVPVVAVAKGGPVDLVDESRTGWLYAPGDLAGMRARVLDLVGDESKRRAFGVAARRSVMGRRWSALCGELVGHYSAAVAVDQPEEPFPLGLLRRRDRARR, encoded by the coding sequence ATGAGGATCGCCATCGTTGCCGAATCGTTCCTGCCCCAGACCAACGGCGTCGTCAACTCCGTGCTGCACGTGCTCGAGCACCTGCAACGGAGAGGTGACGAGGTCGTCGTGATCGTCCCCGACGCCGCCGGGGACGTCCCCAGCGAGGTCTTCGGTGCCCGGGTCGTCACCGTGCCGGCCTGGTCGCTGCCGATGTACTCCGACGTGCGGGTCGCCACCGGCGGGGCGGGACGCCTGGTGCGGCTGCTGGGCGAGTTCGGGCCCGACGTCGTCCACCTCGCCTCCCCGTTCGTGCTCGGGTGGCGAGCCACCCTCGCGGCCCGCGAGCTGGGCATCCCGATCGTGGCGGTCTACCAGACCGACGTGCCGAGCTACGCCGCCGGCTACGGGATGCCCTGGGCCGAGAAGCTGTTCTGGCGCCGCGTGTGCGACATCCACGACCGCGCCACCGTCACCCTCGCGCCCTCGACCTCGGCCGTCGCCGCGTTGGAGGCGCACGGCGTCGAACGGATCGCGGTGTGGCGTCGAGGCGTCGACACCGACCTGTTCACGCCCGACCGCCGCGACCTCGCCCTGCGGCAGCAGCTGGCGCCGTCGGGGGAGCGACTGATCGGTTTCGTCGGGCGCCTCGCCCCCGAGAAGCAGGTCGCCGACCTCGCGGCCCTCGACGGGCTCCCGGGCACCCGGCTGGTCGTCATCGGGGACGGGCCGGAGCGCAGTCGACTCGAGGGCCTGCTGCCCGGGGCCCACTTCACCGGGATGCTCCACGGAGCAGACCTCGCCCGCCACATGGCCGCCCTCGACGTCCTGGTCAACCCGGGGGAGACCGAGACGTTCTGCCAGGTCGTGCAGGAGGGTCTGGCGTCGGGGGTTCCGGTCGTCGCGGTCGCCAAGGGCGGGCCGGTCGACCTGGTCGACGAGAGCCGCACCGGCTGGTTGTACGCGCCCGGTGACCTCGCCGGGATGCGGGCCCGGGTGCTCGACCTGGTGGGTGACGAGTCGAAGCGTCGCGCCTTCGGCGTGGCTGCCCGCCGGTCGGTGATGGGCCGGCGGTGGTCGGCCCTCTGCGGTGAGCTGGTGGGTCACTACTCCGCCGCGGTCGCCGTCGACCAGCCCGAGGAACCGTTCCCGCTCGGCCTCCTGCGTCGGAGGGACCGCGCACGCCGTTGA
- a CDS encoding RNA-binding S4 domain-containing protein — METSTVRTDAWVWAVRLFSSRAAATAACKGGHVHVNGHRAKPAQPLRVGDRVEATTPGGPRVVVVTRLIAKRVGAPVAAGCFTDHSPPPPPKAERPIAPRRDPGAGRPTKRDRRAIDRLRGR; from the coding sequence ATGGAGACCAGCACGGTGCGTACCGACGCCTGGGTGTGGGCCGTCCGCCTGTTCTCGAGCCGTGCCGCCGCCACGGCCGCCTGCAAGGGCGGGCACGTCCATGTCAACGGTCATCGAGCCAAGCCCGCGCAGCCGTTGCGGGTGGGCGACCGGGTCGAGGCCACGACGCCCGGCGGACCCCGGGTGGTCGTGGTGACGCGACTCATCGCCAAGCGGGTCGGCGCCCCCGTGGCCGCAGGGTGCTTCACCGACCACTCCCCACCGCCACCGCCGAAGGCCGAACGGCCGATCGCCCCCCGCCGCGATCCCGGGGCCGGGCGTCCGACCAAACGTGATCGCCGCGCGATCGACCGGCTGCGCGGCCGCTGA
- a CDS encoding RNA-binding S4 domain-containing protein encodes MTDDTETVSITGDMIRLGQLLKFADVAESGAQAAAIIGSGDVSVDGETETRRGRQLTRGAVVQIDLPGGPRRLRVG; translated from the coding sequence ATGACCGACGACACCGAGACCGTGAGCATCACCGGCGACATGATCCGTCTCGGACAGCTGTTGAAGTTCGCCGACGTGGCGGAGTCGGGAGCGCAGGCCGCAGCCATCATCGGCAGTGGCGACGTGTCGGTCGACGGTGAGACCGAGACCCGGCGGGGGCGCCAGCTGACCCGGGGAGCCGTGGTGCAGATCGACCTCCCCGGCGGGCCCCGCCGGCTGCGGGTGGGCTGA
- a CDS encoding spermidine synthase has translation MRGVELVPDRARPGGWTLRVDGTEQSYVVLDDPLHLEFEYVRRMADVLDVIETPDRLRVVHVGGAAMTLPRYVAATRPGTAQVVLEPDEELTDLVRARLPLPDRSGIKVRPVGGRAGIAAMRDDWADVVVLDAFDGAQVPAELVTREFLADVARVLVGGGLVLLNLADRAPFPWLRRVLAGVGEEFGTVVASGEPATLKGRRSGNVLLVASTAAVPWRDLARRAAGAPLPYRVLDPRETRDRFGGGTAFSDADTAPSPAPPGGAAHFG, from the coding sequence GTGCGCGGCGTCGAGCTCGTCCCTGACCGGGCGAGGCCGGGCGGGTGGACCCTGCGGGTCGACGGCACGGAGCAGTCCTACGTCGTCCTCGACGACCCCCTGCACCTGGAGTTCGAGTACGTCCGCCGCATGGCCGACGTGCTCGACGTGATCGAGACGCCGGACCGGCTGCGGGTCGTGCACGTCGGAGGAGCGGCGATGACCCTGCCGCGCTACGTGGCAGCGACGCGCCCCGGCACGGCCCAGGTCGTGCTGGAGCCCGATGAGGAGCTCACCGACCTGGTGCGCGCGCGGCTGCCCCTGCCGGACCGCAGCGGCATCAAGGTGCGTCCGGTCGGCGGCCGGGCCGGGATCGCCGCGATGCGCGACGACTGGGCCGACGTGGTCGTGCTCGACGCCTTCGACGGCGCGCAGGTCCCGGCCGAGCTGGTCACCCGTGAGTTCCTCGCCGACGTGGCGCGCGTGCTGGTGGGTGGGGGACTGGTGCTGCTCAACCTGGCCGACCGGGCGCCGTTCCCCTGGCTCAGGCGGGTGCTGGCCGGGGTGGGCGAGGAGTTCGGGACCGTGGTGGCGAGCGGCGAACCGGCGACGTTGAAGGGCCGCCGGTCCGGCAACGTCCTGCTGGTCGCGTCGACCGCCGCGGTGCCGTGGCGCGACCTGGCCCGCCGGGCGGCCGGCGCGCCGCTGCCGTACCGGGTCCTCGACCCGCGCGAGACGCGCGACCGGTTCGGCGGCGGCACCGCCTTCAGCGACGCCGACACCGCCCCGTCGCCGGCGCCGCCCGGTGGTGCGGCCCACTTCGGATGA